One window of the Oncorhynchus gorbuscha isolate QuinsamMale2020 ecotype Even-year linkage group LG17, OgorEven_v1.0, whole genome shotgun sequence genome contains the following:
- the LOC124001499 gene encoding hydroxyacyl-coenzyme A dehydrogenase, mitochondrial-like, translating into MVSECQSACTFSHSQLLHSGAVLSALQTMAFFTHQVIRGLSSSAVRNAAIKHVTIIGGGQMGAGIAQVAATTGHSVVLVDTNEDILKRSAKGIEGSLKRVVKKKFADKPDAGAEFIAKVMANVSISTDAASVVGSTDLVLEAIVENLKIKQGLFGALDKVAPAHTIFASNTSSLPITDIASSTSRLDRFGGLHFFNPVPMMKLVEVIGTSATSQETFDSLLAFSKALGKTPVSCKDTPGFIVNRLLVPYMMEAIRLHERGHGSKEDIDIAMKLGAGYPMGPFELLDYVGLDTAKFIMDGWVEKDPDNPLMQPSEMLNKLVAEGKFGKKTGEGFYKYK; encoded by the exons ATGGTGTCTGAGTGTCAGTCTGCCTGTACGTTCAGCCACAGCCAGCTCCTTCATTCTGGTGCGGTCCTCTCCGCCTTGCAAACCATGGCTTTCTTCACTCACCAAGTCATCAGAGGTCTCTCCTCTTCTGCAGTCCGAAATGCAGCGATCAAACACGTTACGATCATCGGGGGTGGTCAGATGGGTGCAGGTATCGCACAG GTTGCTGCTACAACGGGCCATTCGGTGGTGCTAGTTGACACAAATGAGGACATCCTGAAGAGATCCGCCAAGGGAATAGAAGGCAGCCTGAAGAGGGTGGTCAAGAAGAAGTTCGCTGACAAGCCAGAT GCAGGAGCAGAGTTTATTGCCAAGGTGATGGCCAACGTGTCCATATCGACAGACGCAGCGTCTGTGGTGGGGAGTACAGACTTGGTGCTGGAGGCCATCGTGGAGAACCTCAAGATCAAACAGGGCCTCTTTGGTGCTCTGGACAAAGTAGCACCAGC ACACACCATTTTCGCCAGCAACACATCCTCTCTGCCCATCACCGACATAGCCAGCTCCACCAGCAGGCTGGACAGATTTGGAGGGCTGCACTTCTTCAACCCCGTCCCCATGATGAAGCTGGTAGAG GTGATTGGAACATCAGCCACAAGCCAGGAGACCTTTGATTCCCTCCTCGCTTTCAGCAAAGCACTGGGAAAGACGCCAGTGTCCTGCAAA GACACTCCTGGGTTCATTGTGAACCGCCTGCTGGTGCCCTACATGATGGAAGCCATCAGGCTACATGAGAGAG GCCACGGGTCAAAGGAGGACATTGATATTGCCATGAAGCTGGGTGCTGGGTATCCCATGGGGCCCTTTGAGCTGCTGGACTACGTAGGACTGGACACGGCTAAGTTCATCATGGACG GCTGGGTTGAGAAGGATCCTGACAACCCGCTGATGCAGCCCAGTGAGATGCTGAACAAGCTGGTGGCCGAGGGCAAGTTCGGCAAGAAGACCGGAGAGGGCTTCTACAAGTACAAGTAA
- the LOC124002282 gene encoding cytochrome P450 2U1-like, with translation MVMELWHELLGTSAPSHVCILALTVFVAVYYLMHTFRKHQDFSNIPPGPKPWPIVGNFGGFLVPNFIWRRFGDWGEKDVPKSKTRALISPQVSITEQAKVYGNIYSMWVGSQLVVVLNGYEVVRDALSNRADVFSDRPEIPTVTIMTKRKGIVFAPYGPVWRRQRKFCHTTLRNFGLGKLSLEPCILEGLAVVKSELLRLSEEDTEGSGVDLTPLITNSVSNVISYIALGQRFHHTDREFGALLDLMARGLEIIANSAAVLINVFPLLYYLPFGVFREVRQVERDITAFLKQIITRHRETLDPANPRDLIDMYLVEMLAQEAAGETDSSFSEDYLFYIIGDLFIAGTDTTTNTVLWMMLYMVVYPDIQERVQAEIDAVVGPDRVPSLTDKGSLPFTEATIMEVQRLTVVVPLAIPHMASETTEFRGYTIPKGTVIIPNLWSVHRDPTVWEEPDDFNPSRFLDDQGNLLRKECFIPFGIGRRVCMGEQLAKMELFLMFTSLLQAFSLRLPEGLAPPPMHGRFGLTLAPCSYTVTVRPRQ, from the exons ATGGTTATGGAATTATGGCACGAGCTCCTGGGCACTTCTGCGCCGTCCCATGTCTGCATTCTGGCCTTGACAGTATTCGTGGCCGTCTATTATCTAATGCACACATTTCGCAAACACCAGGATTTCTCCAATATTCCTCCTGGTCCTAAACCATGGCCAATAGTAGGAAATTTCGGCGGGTTTCTGGTTCCCAATTTCATCTGGAGGAGGTttggagactggggagagaaggACGTCCCAAAGTCAAAGACACGAGCTCTAATTTCGCCTCAAGTTAGTATCACGGAACAAGCTAAGGTTTACGGTAACATCTACAGTATGTGGGTAGGGAGTCAGCTGGTAGTAGTACTGAACGGATATGAAGTGGTCAGGGATGCCCTCTCAAACCGGGCAGATGTGTTCTCCGACAGACCAGAGATTCCCACCGTTACCATCATGACCAAGCGGAAAG GCATAGTTTTTGCACCTTATGGACCAGTATGGAGAAGGCAGCGCAAGTTCTGCCACACCACGCTGCGGAACTTTGGCCTGGGCAAGTTGAGCCTGGAGCCCTGTATCCTTGAGGGGCTGGCTGTGGTCAAATCTGAGCTGCTGCGTCTCAGCGAGGAAGATACTGAGGGTTCAGGAGTGGACCTGACCCCTCTGATAACTAACTCTGTGTCCAACGTAATCTCCTACATCGCCCTGGGCCAGCGCTTCCACCACACTGACCGGGAGTTTGGCGCCCTGCTGGACCTGATGGCCCGCGGCCTAGAGATCATCGccaacag CGCGGCGGTCCTCATCAATGTCTTCCCCCTGCTCTACTACCTGCCCTTCGGTGTCTTCAGAGAGGTACGGCAAGTGGAAAGGGAcatcactgccttcctgaagcaGATCatcaccagacacagagagacgttAGACCCAGCCAACCCCAGAGATCTCATAGACATGTACCTGGTAGAGATGCTGGCCCAGGAGGCCgctggggagacagacagtagCTTCTCAGAGGACTATCTATTCTACATCATAGGAGACCTCTTCATTGCTGGTACTGataccaccaccaacacagtgctGTGGATGATGCTCTACATGGTCGTGTATCCAGATATCCAAG AGAGGGTGCAGGCGGAGATCGATGCAGTGGTGGGCCCAGACAGGGTCCCGTCTCTCACTGATAAAGGCAGCCTGCCGTTCACGGAGGCCACCATCATGGAGGTGCAGAGGTTGACTGTGGTGGTCCCCCTGGCCATCCCTCACATGGCCTCAGAGACCacag AGTTCCGTGGCTATACGATCCCTAAGGGCACAGTGATCATCCCCAACCTGTGGTCTGTCCATAGGGATCCCACTGTGTGGGAGGAGCCAGACGACTTCAACCCCTCTCGTTTCCTAGACGACCAGGGGAATCTCCTGAGGAAAGAGTGCTTCATACCGTTCGGAATAG gACGCAGGGTGTGTATGGGCGAGCAGCTGGCTAAGATGGAGCTGTTTCTGATGTTCACCAGCCTACTACAGGCCTTCAGTCTCAGACTGCCCGAGGGGCTGGCCCCTCCTCCCATGCACGGGCGCTTTGGCCTCACCCTGGCCCCCTGCTCATACACTGTGACTGTGAGGCCCCGGCAGTGA